A window of the Butyricimonas virosa genome harbors these coding sequences:
- a CDS encoding Arm DNA-binding domain-containing protein, translated as MIVKVSIYYFIYTFKTNTKGEAPIYCKIAVNGKQKRFSTGISILSKLWDATKQKGKGKNLIAEDIKKMKSSQ; from the coding sequence ATGATAGTAAAAGTTAGTATTTATTATTTCATTTACACCTTCAAAACTAACACGAAGGGAGAAGCACCTATTTATTGTAAAATTGCAGTAAATGGAAAACAAAAACGATTTTCAACTGGTATATCTATACTGTCTAAACTTTGGGATGCTACAAAGCAAAAGGGAAAAGGCAAAAATCTTATTGCAGAAGATATCAAAAAGATGAAGTCCTCCCAATGA
- a CDS encoding MmcQ/YjbR family DNA-binding protein → MDIVELRELCLSFPHTTEEFPFDETTLVFKVFNKMFCCTDIMPFEWIAVKCDPDWAIELREKYTEITPAYHFNKKYWNGINMHGSLPDKFIEELVEHSYREVIKKLPKSFIKENFPEFSLTGSNKGK, encoded by the coding sequence ATGGACATTGTAGAACTTCGAGAGTTATGCCTCTCTTTTCCTCACACGACCGAAGAATTTCCTTTTGACGAAACCACGTTAGTCTTCAAGGTTTTCAATAAAATGTTTTGTTGCACGGACATTATGCCGTTCGAATGGATTGCTGTAAAATGCGACCCGGATTGGGCCATCGAATTACGGGAAAAATACACTGAAATCACCCCGGCCTACCATTTCAACAAAAAATATTGGAACGGGATAAATATGCACGGCTCCCTGCCCGATAAGTTCATAGAAGAACTCGTTGAACACTCGTACCGGGAAGTCATCAAGAAGCTCCCAAAAAGTTTTATAAAAGAAAATTTCCCGGAGTTTTCGCTCACGGGATCTAACAAGGGAAAATAA